From Syntrophorhabdaceae bacterium:
GCCAAATCGCAAGCCTTTTGATGCTTCGAATTCAGGTTCGAAAATCGTCTCTCCAAGGTGGAGAAAAGATAGTTTTTCGGGAATCCAATAAAACCGAGGATGGGAAAAAACGAGATAAGAGCAAAGTTTTACTGCATATTCCATCGCAGCTGTCATAGACGGCGCCGTTAAATCCTTGAATATGGCAGTTGCCGAATCGAAAATATCCTCGGAACCGAATACTGCAACCCCGCCATGTAACACACTAAGCGGCTTTCCCCTGCCGAAGCTGAAAAAACCGGCATCCCCTTCAAGTCCGGCCATTGTTCCGGGCGAACCGACCGCCGGATTTCGTAATGCCTGAGCAGAGTCTTCGATAAGAAAAATATCCTTCTCTTTGCAGAATTTATTTATTTCCCCCACATTTGCAGGGAATCCGAAAAGGTGCACAATGACTGCAGCGAGCGTATCGGGTCCTGCGGCCCTTTGCAAATCTTCAACGGATAAGCCGAAATTGGGAAGAGTGATATCCACCAGTGCGGGTCTAAGGCCTGCCTTCAAGATGGATGATGCCAACGCCGGACAGGTATATGCGGGGATCAGAACCTCCTTCTTCCCAGGTTTCAGTCTCGATTGCGCCTTAAGGATCAACCAGAGGGCAGCGCGGCCGGAAGAAAGACTAAAAATCTGCGCGCTTCCAAAGAATTTTCTCATTGAGGTGACCGTCTCATCACCCGAAAAAGACAAGAGCCTCCTTATTGCCCGAAGTATTGTGACAACAGGAATTTTATTACCCGACGGAGGGACGGAGTAGAATGGGGGCAAGTTCGGACGCCTCAATTTTCTTTCATCACGAGAGCAAGATAGATCAATTTAAGAAGAGCCTTTGGTTGGCCGAGAGAAATTCCGCGCTTGCAGCTCTCGACCAAAGAACCGAGCATGAGTCGGTATCTCTTCATTTCGCCATTTATGCCTGCAAGGGCAAGAAACTCGTTTGAGATCAATTTATTGAGAAGAATTCTGT
This genomic window contains:
- a CDS encoding DegT/DnrJ/EryC1/StrS family aminotransferase; translated protein: MRKFFGSAQIFSLSSGRAALWLILKAQSRLKPGKKEVLIPAYTCPALASSILKAGLRPALVDITLPNFGLSVEDLQRAAGPDTLAAVIVHLFGFPANVGEINKFCKEKDIFLIEDSAQALRNPAVGSPGTMAGLEGDAGFFSFGRGKPLSVLHGGVAVFGSEDIFDSATAIFKDLTAPSMTAAMEYAVKLCSYLVFSHPRFYWIPEKLSFLHLGETIFEPEFEASKGLRFGRLIFNEMAHLVNEEQVIRERNSLWYGEAFNGLRHVVRPPVLPFPYLRYPLMIRETELRDIILNELRSQGTGAALYYPSPLNTLPGLRDVLQDPRVYENAEKISKQLITLPVHSGVTPRDLEAIKSIVLNAAATWSNR